Genomic window (Nitrosopumilus sp.):
GATGAGGCAATAGGAATTGAAAACCAGAATATGTTTGCAGCAGGTGAGGAGGAAGACACTCCAGAGTTTTGGGTAGAGTATGACTCTTACAGGAACTGGCAGAAAGGCGGGCAGATACTGGCAGGTGCAATACTTGGAACATCAATTGGTGCACTGTTTGGAATTGTTTATGCGTTGTCAAGAGGAGTGTTACCACAAGGCAACGACATGAAAAAAATCTTTGTGTTGGCTGCAGTAATGTGGTTTTCAATGTACATCATTCCATTTTTGAAATACCCTGCAAACCCACCAACAGTAGGAGATGGGGAAACTGTAGTGCTACGTGCAATTTTGTATTTATCTTTTATTGCCATCTCAGGATTTGGTGTCGTTGGATTTTATCAGGTTTACAAGAGATTAGAGAAGAACAAAAAGTTTGTAGCGTTTGCAGGTTATGCTGCATTTATTGGAATCGTGTTTGTATTGATGCCACCAAACCCAGATGAGATTACAGCCCCCATGGATTTGGTCAACGGGTTTAGAGCAATGTCAGTTGTTGCAGTTACAATATTCTGGATAGCACTTGCCTTTATTATGGGTGCATTCTGGCATAAATTTAAGCCTGATTCTGAGGCCAAGGTGGAGAGACACTAGTCTTTGATTTAAGACTGATTTACGAAATTTAGCCTTTCGTTTGAGCCTGAGAAGAGAGTTACAGCAAGGACATGCTATTCCCTCATACCACAAATAGACATTGCAAGATGTGCATCGCTTGGCATTGTCTGAATACATTCTCTTCTCAGACCTGTATCTCTC
Coding sequences:
- a CDS encoding CbtA family protein, which codes for MRTVIFIVIVLVSGALAGTIHGMANLAIVEPYLDEAIGIENQNMFAAGEEEDTPEFWVEYDSYRNWQKGGQILAGAILGTSIGALFGIVYALSRGVLPQGNDMKKIFVLAAVMWFSMYIIPFLKYPANPPTVGDGETVVLRAILYLSFIAISGFGVVGFYQVYKRLEKNKKFVAFAGYAAFIGIVFVLMPPNPDEITAPMDLVNGFRAMSVVAVTIFWIALAFIMGAFWHKFKPDSEAKVERH